One Prolixibacteraceae bacterium DNA segment encodes these proteins:
- the rplL gene encoding 50S ribosomal protein L7/L12 has protein sequence MADLNKLAEELVNLTVKDVNELATILKDEYGIEPAAAAVAVAGPVAGGEAAAEEQTEFDVILKAAGSSKLAVVKLVKDLAGVGLKEAKELVDGAPKAIKEKVSKEEAEALKTQLTEAGAEVELK, from the coding sequence ATGGCAGATCTTAATAAACTTGCAGAAGAATTAGTTAACCTAACAGTAAAAGACGTAAACGAATTAGCAACTATCCTTAAGGATGAGTACGGTATCGAGCCTGCTGCTGCTGCAGTAGCTGTTGCTGGACCAGTTGCTGGTGGCGAAGCTGCTGCTGAAGAGCAAACAGAATTCGACGTTATCTTGAAAGCAGCAGGTTCTTCAAAATTGGCTGTAGTTAAGTTGGTTAAAGACCTAGCAGGTGTTGGTCTTAAGGAAGCTAAAGAACTAGTTGACGGAGCTCCTAAAGCAATCAAAGAGAAAGTTTCTAAAGAAGAAGCTGAAGCACTTAAAACACAGCTAACAGAAGCTGGTGCTGAGGTTGAGCTTAAATAA